A segment of the Malassezia restricta chromosome V, complete sequence genome:
CGTACAGTCTGGTATCTTTGGGGTTGAGCAAGCGTTTTACTTCGCCAAACTTGCGGACCTGCTTTTTTTTCCCCATGGTGTATGCAGGAGGTCGGGGGGAAGCGTGTGGCGGAGAAAAAAAATGGGACGTGCCACGTGATACTACGCCGCCCTTGGGCCCAGCTGCGCATGGTGGCAAGGACCGAACGTGGGCATGAGGGGGCACCGTAGTAAGCACGTATGCGAGATCCCACACTGCCATGCCGTGGCACGTCGCTTCTTGCACACGTACATTACAACTACAGACATGCTAGTATTATGCACTCATCACAAGGCTTACAGATGACGTCGGCTGTGCAGCACAGCTATACAGAGGATGGAATGCACTGGCAATGCACCACGGACGTGCGTCCATCGAAAAACCAAGAAACATGTGTAGTACGTGGTACAAGGTGCAGGCTAGAAACCATGCACCTTGACGTCCTGCTTCGGGATGCCTTCTTCGATCAGGAACATGGAGATCTTTTGACGCTGATCGCCCTGAAGCTGGATCACCTGGCCAAGTTCCTCGTCATCGACGATGGTGCCGTTGCAAGCAAACTCCTTCTTGAACGCCTTGAGAAGCTTTTTCTGGTCGTATTCTGCGAGGCGTTAGTCGACGGTGCACATACCTTTGGGCAGACCTTgcagcgtcgtgagcgTCTTGCGTCCGTTTCGCTGCTGAATACGAATGTGAACGTAGCTGTTGGCCTGTgacgtcttcttcttctctTCGACAATGTCTTCAGGAGCAGGGTCGTCACCAACGTCCGCGAATGGGTCGTAACTGGCCAGGTTCTGAATACTCATACGCTCTTTGTCAATGTACTTCGCCTTGTACGTCGAAAAGTGTGAGAGAAAAAGTGGGTAGGGAGCGCTGGCTACGGAGGCGAGCGGGGTTCACGTGACGCAACCCAAACAGGCCCCCCTGGTCTGGGTTGCCACTACGTTTGCGTATGGTGCGGCACGATAAGCGTAGTGTCGTCAAGCACAGAACGCGTGGCTCCGAGCCGCATAAAAAGGGCGGCTTCCATGTAGGCGCGACGAACGTGCCTAATGGTGCGTATATAGGACGGGCCAAAAAACACAAGGAGGCGCTGATCCACAAAGCCAAGGTGAAAAAGGCCTATTACAAGATGCTCGACAGGGAAAAGGGGGCGGCGCCTGTCGAGGCTTCGCCCATCCAAGATGTGGGGCGCTTTGCGTCGGAGAGCGAGCAGGAGGAGAGCAGCGCAACCCGCGTGGCCGCGGACAGGGCGCCTAGCCAGCGCAAGAAAAAGCTGCCCTACTTTTACACGCCCCCTAAGCAGCCTCGCGAGAAGGCACAGCCGGAGCGCACACGCGAGCAGGCGCTAGATGAGCGTGAGGCGCGCCGAAAGCTGTGGAACCGCAAGAGCCCGAGCCGCCTGGGCCGCGAGCGTGGCCAGCCTGACCTCGGCGCCCGCATGCAGGTCATGCTGGACAAGATCCAGCGCGACTAAGATACCTATATGTACAGTAGTGATTCCAACTATGGCAACGGCACCGTGCGTCCGTGGCGCACGAGATGTGCGTGGAGTCCGTTGATCCGCGtcgcctcggcctcgagaGAATCGATGGAGgcatgcacatgctcggcgaggatgcggcgcttggTGGAGTCCATCATGGGCTCCATGCACttgagctcgtcggccaGCTCACAGTACAGCTGCTTTTGGTGTTCGAACTCGCGTGTGTGTTGGTCGAACAAGTGCTCCAGCATCCGCACTTCTGTCATGGACAGCAGGGGGGACTTGGTATGTTGCAGACGACGTAGGAGCGACTCGGTCGCAGCATCGTCTGCCTCGCGTTGCCGAAGATTCGCATGAATCTTTTCCTTGCGGGTCGATACGCCCAGGGCATCAGCGACGGACTGGCAGATTTTCTCGTAGCGCGTGTCTACCGAGGTGGGCGGCTCGGAGATGGGTGCCGAGGCAGGAGGCGACATGTGCGGCGGCGTCAGCGGCGGCTCGGGCGCGgggcgtgcatgcatgTCTTTGATGGCGCGCGAGAGGCGGCGGAGCTCGGCGTACATTTTCTGCAtggcggcgtcgacggacgaggcgtGCTTGGGTGGCGACGCAGGAGGCGGCTTGGCCGTCAAGTCGCTGAGCAGCAcgctgtgctgcgcgacacTCGCTTCGAGAGCATCGAGGCGTGCATACACACGCGACAGGTCATCGGACAGGCCCTGCTTTTGGATCTTTTGCAGTTCCTTGTCCATGTGGTGGATGCACTgcgtcagcgcctcgagctgtCGATCGGCCCACTGTGCCTCGAGTCCCGGGGCtttgtcgtcgtcgtgatTCACGACGGTTTCCGAGCTCGAGTGTCGACTGCCCGGCACAGGCGGCCTGGGCACAGGGCTGGGGCGGCGTGCGTACAGGTACGACGGGGTGCCGGCCTTTTCGTCCCATGCGTCCGTGGCATCACCGGCGAGGCGCGAAATATTGAggtgcgcatgcgcgcgctcACTCAGTGGGGGGCGTGCGAACGGCCTTTGTGTATGGGATCGCCGATTCGGCGTCGCTAGAAACACGCGGTGATGGCCGGGCGAGTACAGGGgctgcacgtcgtcgtccgagtcgctcTCCCCCGAGTCGAGGGCCCATGCGTCCCTGCGATGGCGGTGCCGGCGGTGCGGTGAGGACAGGAacgacgagctcgccaCATGTGTCGGCGGGCGCATCGGCATGTCCAGCTCGTTCTCGATCGTGCGGCGGACCTGCTCCTCcagcgacgaggcacgcatcAAGGAAAACAACCCctccacgacgcgcgcgcgtggagcgtcgccgccgccgagcgcgacgatCACGTGATAACAAGGCaccgcggcgctcgtggtgcTCGCGGGCCCCGTGGACCATGACGGCCGgggcgctgcgtgtggcgTTTGTGCATCCTGATCTCGGCATCGGTGGCGCCGAGCGGCTGGTTGTTGATGCGGCTCTGAGCCTGCAGGAGCGAGGACATGACGTGTGTGTGATCACGTCGCACTATGACCCGTCGCATGCGTTCGAGCCGACGCGCAacggcgcgctgcgtgtcgtgcatgcgcagaCGCGGATGCCGCGCTCCATCCTGCACAAGTTTCATCTGCCGATGGCGAtcttgcagcagctctCGCTCGTCATGCAGGTCGTGGTGGCGACGCACGGTGCGGGCCTGGCGCGCACATACCCCGCGCTGTACCGCGCGCTCACACACATCGACCCGCAGGCATGCCCGGACGTGTTCGTGCTGGATCAGCTGCCGGTGGCTATTCCGCTCCTAAAGCTGCTATGCGGCCGACGTGTCGTGTACTACTGCCACTTTCCCGATAAGGAGATCAGCGCCGCCCTTGCGCGGCAGCGTGGCGATCATGGCCTGCGGGCGATGGTGCGGCGTCTGTACCGTCTGCcgctcgatgtgctcgaggaAGCGACGACCAAAGCAGCCGATCGGATTCTGGTGAATTCGCACTTCACAGCCGCCCACTTCCGGCGCGTGTTTCCTCACATTGTGTGCCGCCCACGCGTCGTGTACCCAGctgtcgacgagctcgagtATACCCCTCAGCAGGtccagcaggcgctcgtcgagtATGAGCGGTCGTGccacgacgctgacgcgctgcgccgctgctcgctcgtgcagcagctcgtccaggtCGGTGACCGGCCGATCCTGCTCTCGATCAACCGCTTCGAGGCCAAGAAGAACATCGTGCTGGCCCTGCATACCGTGGCGCACttgcggcacacgcgccgcgaccGCGTACGACTCGTGTGTGCGGGTGGGTATGATGCGCGCGTGCAAGACAATATCGCGACGCTGGCCGCCCTGCAGGCACAGGCGACCCGGCTGGGTCTCTCGCACACCACGCTGTGGGGCCGCCGaccgtcgagcgcatcgccgctCCATGAGCCCACCACGCCTGAGCACGTCCTAGGTGCTGATGTCGTGCTATTGCCTTCGCTGCCAGGTGCCCTCCTGCACGCTCTCTTGCACGCGCCGGCACTCCGGGCGTTGCTGTACACGCCGACGGACGAGCACTTTGGCATTGTGCCACTCGAGGCTATGGTGTGCGGCGTGCCCGTCTTGGCCACGGACACGGGCGGCCCGCTGGAAACGGTCGTGGACGCTGCGCTGGATGCCGACGGACAGCCCcaggcacgcgacgcgACAGGCTTTCTCTGCGCGCCGAACGCCGAGCAGTGGGCGAGCGTGTGCCACAGGGTGCTGGATTGGGACGAGGATACACGCACGAGGATCGCGTCCGCCGCCAGGCAGCGTGTGCAGACGCACTTTTCCGTCCGCACCatgggcgcggcgctcgatgAGCATGTGCGGGCCGTCGGTGCGCAGGCCGTACCGTGGagcgagcgtgcgcagatATTCGGCGTGGTGCTGGCGTTGCTGCTGATGCATGCCGTGGCAGTATACGTAGTGCTTGGTTAGCTATAAACTACAACTCGGTCCAGCCGGACTGGGTCTGGCGCTCGCCTGTCAGGAGCGTAAGCACAAACACGAGCAGATTCGCCGAGAAGCCCATGCCGAGACCGCGATACAGaccgcgcacgccgctgagGCGCGAGTGTGTATAGGCTGCCAAGGgcggtgcctcgtcgtcggagcCGTCGTCCGTCGCGGCGACCTTGCccggcgccgtcgtcgtctccTCGGTCAGAATGCGGTATATCGTCTCAGCGACGCCGCTGTACGGCACGGGGCGTGTCTCGACACAGGTGCGcaggccgcggcgcgctgtGTTCGCATTCGGTGCCGACAACAGGccgccgacatggtcggTCCGTAGCGGCTCGTGGTACTGCAGCTGGAGACGCCGGCGAGCTGTCTCGATCGGCAGCGTGATGCCAAGCGAGAGCGTCGACACGACGAACTCAGCGAGCGCATACGAGATAGGAAAGGCGCTCGGATCGAGATGCAGGACATTCTCAATGACGAgtggcgcgccgagcgaaAAGAGCGGCCGGAAGAAGTAGTCGAGGAGCGTGGGAATCAGCAGGTTCGGATGCAGGTACGCCGTGCGCCAGCCACCCTCTTCGCGCAggatcgtgcgcagcgcgtcaATGGGCCCATGGTACTTTCGGTGCTGTGGCAGCATCGACTGCGCAATCAGACGCGTCCGCACAAGGTCAAGAGGCGATACGAGAAAGCCCGTGAGCAGACGCGTGGTCATGAGCAGCGTCAGGGTCTTGATGGGCTGCGGCGAGAACGCAATCGGCATCGGATTGAGCGCTGATGGCGCAAAAATCGACAGAATGCCTGTCAGAATCGGCTGTACCACCAACGTCGACAGATCCAGCAGAAACGTTGTGAGGGCGCCCTTCCACAGACCCATCCAGCCTTCTTTGCCACGCACCACGGCGCGGATCATCTCCATGACGCCGCCCTTGACGACCACCGGCATCATGAACTCGGGGCGCGTGCTTGTGtcgtcgcgccgctccgGCACCACATAGCCGCCCTCATCCACACGTCGGCGGGGCTCAtgggccgcgtcgtccgtggCGTCTCGGAAGTACTTGCTgggctcgtcgtcttcatcatcCACGGGCGCCTCACTCCATGGATCCTGCTCCACCTCGCTCTGACTGCgcttgcgccgcttgtgAAGCGACGTGCTCGGCACACGCATCCGTTGCCACACATCTTCGCGCGGCACCCATTGCACCTGCAGGAGCAGCTTACCCACCTCAAAGGGCATGGCCATGCACGTGCTTGTGTACTGCAGTGCCCCACTCACGAGCATGCCCGTGACCATCGCGCCGACCGTGGTCTTATTCGACTGCATGgtcagcagcgccgcatccgcATCTGCCGAGAGGTACCGGTTGgtcggcgtgcgtggcacaTACACGGATCCACCCCCCGACGCCGACGTAGCATTCGCatgcggcgccgtcgcgatGAACGACAGGTCTTCCCGCGGCCGCTGGTACGGCCGCAGGACTTGACTCGCTCCGGAATCCATCACAAGGGCAAGTCCGAAGCGCGGCGATGACGCACCGTGACATGTTGTGGAGGGGTCCTAGTAGGCTACATAGTATTCACCTTCGCATGCCCACGGCGCACGGCTGGCATTGAGCAGGCGGCACAGGGTATGGACTCCGcgtggcagcagcgctATGGCGCATCCGGGTGCGGCGAAGCGAGTGGGGCCGTAgaaggcggcggcggcggcggcggggATCGTGACTCGTCAGCGGAACGCGTCTGCTCCATGCTTGGCTGGGgagacgcgcgccgcagctcGTCTATATCGTCTTTGGTGAGCGACAGCGCCGTGGGCGGGCGTCGCAACATGACGATCGCGCAGAACGGCAAGAGGGGCCTCGATGGTAGGAGGCAAGCCAGTGCCTGTCACGTGGTATCCACTTCGACCCATTGGCGCACCGTGTTCGTTTTTTTCTCCCTCAACGACCATGGGACGCGGACGAGCTTACCGGCGTGGACacgggcgcggcgggcgcggcggATCGAAGCGGTCCGGTGAGCGCCACGGCGAGTACACGTCGATCGAGCAGACCAACCCAAAGTTTGAGGCGTACTACCGCGACCAGGGCATTGTGCCCCTGGATGAGTGGGAGGCGTTCGTGGAAGCGATgcgggcgccgctgccgacgaCTTTCCGCATCACGTCCGGCAAGCCAACGTCTCGTCAGCTACTCGATGCGATGCACACGACCTTCCTTCCGTACCTGTCCAACGTGACTTTCGAGGGCGAAAAGGTCACGCCACCCCACCAGCTCGAATGGTACCCTGAGGGCCTCGGATGGCATCTTGACGTGCGCAAGAATGTCTTGCGCAAGTCGCCCGAGTTCAAGCGTTTTCAGCAGTTCCTCGTGCACGAAACAGAGGTAGGCAGTATCTCACGCCAGGAGGCCGTGTCGATGCTGCCGCCCCTCTTCCTCGACGTGCGTCccgagcacctcgtcctcgaTATGTGTGCGGCGCCGGGCTCTAAGACGGCACAGCTGATCGAGGCGATTCACTCGCCTCTCACGTCGTCGCCGGACGCCTTCGACCCAATGCCCCTTggtgtcgtcgtcgcgaaCGACTCGGACACGAAACGAGCTCACATGCTTGTGCACCAGTCCCAGCGCCTGCCGTCGCCCAATCTCTGCGTGACCAATGTCGACGCCAGCAACATGCCAAACATCCAGGTCTCGTGGAAAGGCGAGCAGCCGTCTGACCcgatcgagcagcgcgagctcaAGTACGACCGCATTCTCGCCGATGTGCCATGTTCAGGCGACGGCACACTCCGCAAGAACCTCGCGATCTGGAAGGACTGGACGCCCATGAACGGCACGGGCCTGCATGCTCTCCAGCTGCGCATCCTGATCCGTGGCctgatgctgctgcgcccAGGCGGCCGACTCGTGTACTCGACGTGCTCCCTGAACCCCATTGAGAACGAGGCCGTAGTCGTCGCAGCACTCCGCCACTTTAAGGGTGACGTGAGCATTGTGGATGCCTCAGGTATGCTTCCGGCtctccagcgccgcccagGCATGACATCGTGGAAGGTCGCGCCAGGCCGTGGAGCTCATCTTTTCAAGGGCGCAGAGAAAACAGACGAGTCCGCCATTCCATGGATCGAGTCATGGGACGCACTGTCTGGCCTTGACGCTGATCTCGCGTCTCGCACGCCCCAAAGTCTATGGCCACAGGGTGACGAAGAGACATGGCACCTGGACCGCTGTATCCGTGTATACCCTCACATGCAAAACACCGGTGCCTTTTTCGTGACGGTGCTCGAGAAAAAGAGCGCCGCAGACGCTGTGTCGCTCGCTCCAGGAATGGCCCGTGCGATGGAAAGCATGGCCGCTCAACACGCCGAGGCTCCCAGCGCCAAgcgtgccgccgacgaagaACCAGAGCACGAAGCCAAACGGGTCAAGCAGGACGAGACTGTGCCGCATATCGTGCCTGTCGATAAACACCGCATGGACCGTGATGCTAAGCGACGCGCTCAGCTCGCTGATGCCCCCATTGGCGCTGGTGGTATGCCATATCGCGAGGATCCCTTTGTATACGTCCATCCATCAAATGCTGAAGTGCAGTCGTGCGTCAAGTGGTTCGGCCTACACGACTTCCCTGTCGCCAATCTCCTTGTACGCAACTCAGAGTGTGTACCGCTTCGCAGCGTGTACCTAACGTCCAACACGGTTCGTGCGATCGTTGCTGGCGGGGGTCCAGGTGCCGGTGTACATCCGGCCCAAAACCCTCTCAAGATCCGCCTGCTGAACTGCGGTGTCAAGGTATTCGGTCGACAAGAATCGGTCAGTAAAGCAACGCAAGCACAGCTTGCTGCCTCAAGCGACGATGCTtcgcagcgccgtgagaATATGTCGTCGACATTGGCTtgccgctggcgcgtggTCAGCGACTCACTGCATTCAATGCGCCCCTTCTTGAGTGACAGGGTCGTTCTAAAGGCCACTTTGTCCGATCTCGCCTTTTTTATTCGCGAGTATTATCCCGTGCTCGACAACATTCCTGGCACTGTGGGAGAATTTTTGCGCACGGCCGAAATGGGAAGCTATGTCTTGGATATCGAACCCAGTGAGCATGAAGGACACAAGTTGGATGTCACCTTGTCTTATCCTATTTGGCGCTCCATGGCATCAGCTAATCTCATGCTCGATAAGCAGGAAAAGAGTGCACTATCCCTTCGCCTCTTCAATACTGACGTGTCGAATCCAGAAGGCCAACGTCACTTTTCCGCCAATCCCCAAGAGAGGAGGCAAAAGGAGCATGAGCAAGAAGATGATTCTTCGAAAGAAAGTAAGCAGCAGATAGAGTAAATTTGCGCATAGTAAAACAAGCCGGGCGACAATGTATACGTTGGCTTTGACATATGATGATCGAAGCGCATCCTACTTCATGACGACAAAACGGTTGCGCCAAGGGGGAATCGAACCCCCGGCACAGCTAACTTCCATGTACATGGCAAAGCTGTATTTTACCACTAAACCATTGGCGCGTCAGAGTCGGCTGTACAGAGGAATTTGTTCATTTTATGGTCTTTAGTCATGTCATGACATGATGCAAAAGAAACGTGCGCCAAGGGGGAATCGAACCCCCGGCACAGCTAATTTCCATGTACATGGCAAAGCTGTATTTTACCACTAAACCATTGGCGCTAACGTGTGCCAAGGGTGGGTTGATTTCAATTAGATATACCACGTAGATCTAGCGGGAAATACCGGTCTCAATAGGACGCTACCACTGTCTTCAAGGTATTTACTATTATCATTTGCTACTTTTTCCTGTAAACCAGTCCGTCCAGCGATGCCATATACTTGTTGATTTCGAAGCTGAGACAAGAGTGTCAATGGTCTGCCCAACCGCAATGGTCAAGCCTGGCAGGGCTAGTCGGATTAGGACTCACCATTCTTGTTTTGGGAGGACGCCTGCTCGTCCTGTTGGTTGGTATCGTTGGATGGTTCTTCTGATTTGCTGGAGACGCGTCCCTCATACTCGTCCACAAACTGTTGCAGTAGCTCCTTTTGGCGCTTGGATAGAGATCTGCACGTTAATATTTATATGACATACCTTGGTATCGAGACATCAAACTGCACCATAAGATCACCGTTGTTCTCATACGTCTTCCGACCTCCGagacgaggcacgccacgaCCACGCAGAATCATTTCCTCACCCGGTTGTGTGCCAGATGGAACGCGCACATCCACAGTGCCGTCCAGTGTGggcacacgcacgcggccGCCTAGCACAGCCGTGTAGAATGGAATGACAGCAGGATAGAACAGGTTCGTGCCCTGGCGACGCCAAACCTTGCTGGGTTTTACGTGTATACGCACGTAGAGACTACCAGGTGGTCCAGCGCCCATCAGCGGCACGTCTCCTGCTCCATCCTGACGAATGCGGTAACCATCATCGACACCGGCTGGGATATTCACAGTCACCGAGCGCGTCGACTTGACGCGGCCAGCACCTGA
Coding sequences within it:
- a CDS encoding mitochondrial fusion and transport protein UGO1, giving the protein MDSGASQVLRPYQRPREDLSFIATAPHANATSASGGGSVYVPRTPTNRYLSADADAALLTMQSNKTTVGAMVTGMLVSGALQYTSTCMAMPFEVGKLLLQVQWVPREDVWQRMRVPSTSLHKRRKRSQSEVEQDPWSEAPVDDEDDEPSKYFRDATDDAAHEPRRRVDEGGYVVPERRDDTSTRPEFMMPVVVKGGVMEMIRAVVRGKEGWMGLWKGALTTFLLDLSTLVVQPILTGILSIFAPSALNPMPIAFSPQPIKTLTLLMTTRLLTGFLVSPLDLVRTRLIAQSMLPQHRKYHGPIDALRTILREEGGWRTAYLHPNLLIPTLLDYFFRPLFSLGAPLVIENVLHLDPSAFPISYALAEFVVSTLSLGITLPIETARRRLQLQYHEPLRTDHVGGLLSAPNANTARRGLRTCVETRPVPYSGVAETIYRILTEETTTAPGKVAATDDGSDDEAPPLAAYTHSRLSGVRGLYRGLGMGFSANLLVFVLTLLTGERQTQSGWTEL
- a CDS encoding multisite-specific tRNA:(cytosine-C5)-methyltransferase, which codes for MGRGRAYRRGHGRGGRGGSKRSGERHGEYTSIEQTNPKFEAYYRDQGIVPLDEWEAFVEAMRAPLPTTFRITSGKPTSRQLLDAMHTTFLPYLSNVTFEGEKVTPPHQLEWYPEGLGWHLDVRKNVLRKSPEFKRFQQFLVHETEVGSISRQEAVSMLPPLFLDVRPEHLVLDMCAAPGSKTAQLIEAIHSPLTSSPDAFDPMPLGVVVANDSDTKRAHMLVHQSQRLPSPNLCVTNVDASNMPNIQVSWKGEQPSDPIEQRELKYDRILADVPCSGDGTLRKNLAIWKDWTPMNGTGLHALQLRILIRGLMLLRPGGRLVYSTCSLNPIENEAVVVAALRHFKGDVSIVDASGMLPALQRRPGMTSWKVAPGRGAHLFKGAEKTDESAIPWIESWDALSGLDADLASRTPQSLWPQGDEETWHLDRCIRVYPHMQNTGAFFVTVLEKKSAADAVSLAPGMARAMESMAAQHAEAPSAKRAADEEPEHEAKRVKQDETVPHIVPVDKHRMDRDAKRRAQLADAPIGAGGMPYREDPFVYVHPSNAEVQSCVKWFGLHDFPVANLLVRNSECVPLRSVYLTSNTVRAIVAGGGPGAGVHPAQNPLKIRLLNCGVKVFGRQESVSKATQAQLAASSDDASQRRENMSSTLACRWRVVSDSLHSMRPFLSDRVVLKATLSDLAFFIREYYPVLDNIPGTVGEFLRTAEMGSYVLDIEPSEHEGHKLDVTLSYPIWRSMASANLMLDKQEKSALSLRLFNTDVSNPEGQRHFSANPQERRQKEHEQEDDSSKESKQQIE
- a CDS encoding alpha-1,3/alpha-1,6-mannosyltransferase, with the translated sequence MTAGALRVAFVHPDLGIGGAERLVVDAALSLQERGHDVCVITSHYDPSHAFEPTRNGALRVVHAQTRMPRSILHKFHLPMAILQQLSLVMQVVVATHGAGLARTYPALYRALTHIDPQACPDVFVLDQLPVAIPLLKLLCGRRVVYYCHFPDKEISAALARQRGDHGLRAMVRRLYRLPLDVLEEATTKAADRILVNSHFTAAHFRRVFPHIVCRPRVVYPAVDELEYTPQQVQQALVEYERSCHDADALRRCSLVQQLVQVGDRPILLSINRFEAKKNIVLALHTVAHLRHTRRDRVRLVCAGGYDARVQDNIATLAALQAQATRLGLSHTTLWGRRPSSASPLHEPTTPEHVLGADVVLLPSLPGALLHALLHAPALRALLYTPTDEHFGIVPLEAMVCGVPVLATDTGGPLETVVDAALDADGQPQARDATGFLCAPNAEQWASVCHRVLDWDEDTRTRIASAARQRVQTHFSVRTMGAALDEHVRAVGAQAVPWSERAQIFGVVLALLLMHAVAVYVVLG
- a CDS encoding translation initiation factor 1 produces the protein MSIQNLASYDPFADVGDDPAPEDIVEEKKKTSQANSYVHIRIQQRNGRKTLTTLQGLPKEYDQKKLLKAFKKEFACNGTIVDDEELGQVIQLQGDQRQKISMFLIEEGIPKQDVKVHGF